In Aurantimicrobium minutum, the DNA window CAAGGCAGGCATCTCCACCAAGCACACTCTGGCAATTACTAACCGCGGCGGCGCAACAGCTGCCGAGGTAGTTGGCCTGGCCACCTATGTCCAAGCTATGGTCCAGTCACACTTCGGCATTATCTTGCGCCCAGAACCCAACCTCATTGGAGTGGAGATTTAGCCATGGCAAAGTTTGAGAGCGTCGAGGACTACCTCAACAGTTTGGAAAGCCCTAAACACGAAACTCTGCGAGCTGTTATCAGGGCCATCGAAACACATTTTCCCGAAGCTGAATTCAAACTCGCATGGAATGTTCCCCAGGTTCAGATTCAGGGCAAATACGTCTTCGGCATGTCTGCAGCAAAGAACCATCTTTCACTGGCGCCCTGGAGTGAAGCAGTCATGGCAGAGCTTGCTCCACGACTAGCTGGCTATGAAACCACCAAAGGCTTGATTCGTATCCCGGTTGATTGGGATGTTGATCAGCAGCTCATCGCTGACATGATTTCGGCTCGAATGGCCGAACTCGGAATTTAGTTTCTACTTCGTACCGAAAAGTTTCTGCAGGCGCTGAACTCCCTCAAGCAGTTGTGCATCTCCGAGGGCATAGCTAAAGCGCAGGTATCCGCTGGGACCAAATGCCTCACCAGGAACCGCAGCTACCTCTGTTTGATCAAGGATCAGGTCAGCGAGCTCGAGGGAGTTGGTTGGAGTAACTCCACCCCACTCCTTGTTCAACAGCCCCGTGACATCACAGTAAACATAGA includes these proteins:
- a CDS encoding iron chaperone is translated as MAKFESVEDYLNSLESPKHETLRAVIRAIETHFPEAEFKLAWNVPQVQIQGKYVFGMSAAKNHLSLAPWSEAVMAELAPRLAGYETTKGLIRIPVDWDVDQQLIADMISARMAELGI